A window of Pirellula sp. SH-Sr6A contains these coding sequences:
- a CDS encoding NAD(P)H-dependent oxidoreductase, translated as MEFTRGNGMGNTSLHWRYAVKQFDATRKIPADDWNDIEESLVLTPSSFGLQPWKFIVVTSPDIKEQLQGASWNQTQPRDCSHMIAFAALKQVTEEYVDSFLQSVCDGRGVSMDTLAMYRQILLGFLKNQEGKHFEWATNQVYIALGQVMAVAASMRIDACPMEGIVRSEYDRILGLDGSQYGTVVGCALGYRHTDDKYALAKKVRFSRQHVIEYRE; from the coding sequence ATGGAATTCACACGAGGAAATGGAATGGGGAATACCAGTCTGCATTGGCGTTATGCGGTCAAACAATTCGATGCGACGAGAAAGATACCGGCGGACGATTGGAATGACATCGAGGAGAGTTTGGTTCTAACACCGAGTTCGTTTGGGTTGCAACCATGGAAATTCATCGTCGTCACATCCCCTGATATCAAAGAGCAGCTACAAGGTGCCTCCTGGAACCAAACGCAGCCTCGCGATTGCTCCCACATGATTGCTTTCGCGGCATTGAAGCAAGTGACGGAGGAGTATGTGGATTCCTTTCTCCAGTCTGTGTGCGATGGCCGAGGGGTCTCAATGGATACCCTTGCCATGTACCGGCAGATACTGCTCGGCTTTCTGAAAAACCAAGAGGGGAAGCATTTTGAATGGGCAACGAACCAAGTTTACATCGCGCTCGGACAAGTCATGGCGGTTGCTGCTTCGATGCGCATCGATGCTTGCCCGATGGAGGGGATTGTGCGTTCTGAGTATGACCGGATACTCGGTCTAGACGGGTCGCAATATGGAACGGTCGTGGGCTGCGCGCTCGGGTACCGACATACGGATGATAAATATGCTTTGGCCAAGAAAGTTCGATTCTCTCGACAGCATGTGATCGAGTATCGCGAATGA
- a CDS encoding BadF/BadG/BcrA/BcrD ATPase family protein encodes MESARQSPSLLLGVDGGGTKTSAWITPAANPLRSLHALSSHQQAPDLALNLPVGRGIGGPGNPRSIGFDAACENIETAVADALERYQSQTGLNASKDQLHAACIGLAGAGRMEEQEIIAKRLRDRGLVGLLKVTDDIEPIRWAAQWETALEKPSPFAGDLAPNSRTPMPWVTLIAGTGSIARCEFQDDAGLEQIVRAGGWGYLLGDEGSGYAIGLAALQEACKEVDAGVSPSPLTVSILRRLGFDSVSQIVGWIYQTPVPRKAIADLAPLVIQSRSDNAAAECIVHRAVVGWSAMVTQVAKRTGVADSYRLAVAGGIPNHFPKLIDELAGLLKQSHTAPKSVHLVKNPVIGCLALAHRLVGNP; translated from the coding sequence ATGGAATCTGCACGGCAAAGCCCATCCCTCCTGTTGGGTGTCGACGGTGGAGGGACCAAAACATCAGCTTGGATCACTCCCGCAGCGAACCCCCTTCGATCGCTACATGCACTCTCATCCCACCAACAGGCGCCAGATCTGGCGTTGAATCTCCCTGTCGGTCGCGGAATTGGCGGTCCAGGGAACCCTCGGTCCATTGGATTCGATGCTGCTTGCGAGAATATCGAGACTGCCGTCGCGGATGCTCTGGAGCGGTATCAATCGCAAACGGGCCTGAATGCCTCCAAGGACCAACTTCATGCTGCCTGCATCGGATTGGCAGGAGCGGGACGCATGGAAGAGCAGGAAATCATCGCAAAGCGACTTCGCGATCGCGGCTTGGTCGGTTTATTGAAAGTCACCGACGATATCGAGCCGATCCGCTGGGCGGCCCAGTGGGAGACTGCACTCGAAAAGCCGAGCCCCTTTGCAGGGGACCTAGCCCCCAATTCACGTACTCCGATGCCTTGGGTGACGCTCATCGCAGGAACGGGCTCCATCGCGCGGTGCGAGTTTCAGGATGACGCCGGACTGGAACAAATCGTCCGAGCAGGCGGCTGGGGATACCTTCTGGGGGACGAAGGGAGCGGCTATGCCATCGGCCTCGCTGCCCTGCAGGAAGCCTGCAAAGAAGTGGACGCGGGAGTGTCCCCCAGCCCATTGACGGTTTCAATTCTCAGGCGGCTCGGGTTTGATTCGGTCTCGCAAATTGTGGGGTGGATCTACCAAACCCCTGTTCCTCGCAAGGCGATTGCGGATTTAGCCCCGTTGGTGATCCAATCGCGGAGCGACAATGCCGCAGCCGAATGCATCGTGCACAGAGCCGTTGTGGGCTGGAGTGCGATGGTAACCCAAGTTGCGAAGCGGACAGGGGTGGCTGACTCCTATCGTTTAGCCGTGGCGGGTGGAATTCCTAACCATTTTCCCAAGTTGATCGACGAGCTTGCAGGACTGTTGAAGCAATCGCACACCGCACCGAAATCCGTGCATCTCGTAAAAAATCCCGTCATCGGGTGCTTGGCCCTCGCCCATCGCCTCGTGGGGAACCCTTGA
- a CDS encoding MotA/TolQ/ExbB proton channel family protein, translating into MSLHIRTIMNKSMSLGILCVCTAIASTATGQVPGGTGPYPGAPVGNMPQIRQSFYNTPVQAPPVSSNGLNPAGTVAGSSGWVNGPDARLAANPNPTSGATVGTPASDPVGSEEGKIPVRSLLQMFHDGGIMMYPIALCSFVLMVFSFERFISLRTGRVIPRPFVKRLIEQLQQQQIDRDEALELCERNPSSIATLLAAAVKRYGRPAVEIEQAVLDAGERESNNLRRHMRLLNAISNVAPLLGLLGTVMGMIQSFNDISGSQAMGRPEMLAGGISEALLTTAAGLLVAIPAYLMYMYFLGHTDRLISEMDMHSQRLVDAISAEGLQESDSSRGRTRSRKAA; encoded by the coding sequence ATGAGTTTGCATATCAGGACGATAATGAACAAATCGATGAGCTTGGGGATTCTTTGCGTTTGCACAGCCATCGCTTCTACCGCGACAGGACAAGTTCCAGGGGGTACCGGTCCCTACCCGGGAGCGCCGGTTGGCAATATGCCGCAGATCCGCCAGAGTTTCTACAACACTCCTGTGCAGGCACCACCGGTCAGCTCGAATGGCCTCAATCCGGCAGGAACCGTCGCGGGTAGCTCCGGCTGGGTAAACGGTCCGGATGCTCGGCTCGCAGCCAATCCAAACCCAACCTCGGGAGCAACGGTAGGCACACCGGCTTCTGATCCAGTGGGAAGCGAAGAGGGCAAGATCCCGGTCCGCAGTCTGTTACAAATGTTCCATGATGGCGGGATCATGATGTACCCCATCGCTCTTTGCTCCTTCGTCCTGATGGTCTTTTCATTCGAACGATTCATTTCGCTTCGAACCGGGCGAGTGATTCCACGTCCTTTTGTGAAACGATTGATCGAGCAGCTTCAACAACAGCAGATCGACCGCGACGAAGCCCTTGAACTATGCGAACGCAACCCGAGTTCCATCGCGACGCTGCTCGCTGCGGCAGTAAAGCGTTATGGCCGACCTGCCGTTGAGATCGAGCAAGCTGTCTTGGATGCAGGTGAGCGTGAAAGCAATAACCTGCGCCGTCACATGCGATTGCTCAATGCGATCAGCAATGTTGCGCCCCTTCTTGGACTTCTCGGTACAGTCATGGGGATGATCCAATCGTTCAATGACATCTCGGGATCGCAAGCGATGGGGCGTCCGGAAATGTTGGCTGGCGGGATTAGCGAAGCGTTGTTGACCACGGCAGCGGGACTTCTGGTCGCGATTCCTGCCTATCTGATGTACATGTACTTCCTCGGTCACACGGACCGTTTGATATCCGAAATGGATATGCACTCCCAGCGTTTGGTCGATGCGATCAGTGCGGAGGGCTTGCAAGAAAGCGATTCCTCGCGAGGTCGAACTCGATCGCGCAAAGCCGCTTGA
- a CDS encoding ExbD/TolR family protein yields the protein MPLKLSQEELPSINLTSMIDVLFLLLIFFMVGTRFSENEGSIEIHLPKVANGGAMMTAPQGKVVALQSDGGIRFDGTPLSLPQLQVVLSEATRNYPDLKVEFEADGNCSHQMVCEVLAIIQKTGNKNLNLRYASSQMPSASMQR from the coding sequence ATGCCGCTGAAACTGAGTCAAGAAGAGCTTCCGTCTATCAATCTTACGAGCATGATCGATGTCCTTTTTCTTCTGTTGATCTTCTTCATGGTCGGGACTCGTTTTTCGGAAAACGAAGGATCGATCGAAATCCACCTACCGAAGGTGGCCAATGGCGGCGCCATGATGACGGCCCCACAAGGTAAAGTGGTTGCCCTCCAGAGCGATGGCGGAATCCGGTTCGACGGTACCCCCCTATCGCTCCCGCAATTGCAGGTCGTATTGTCGGAAGCCACTCGAAACTATCCTGACTTGAAAGTGGAATTTGAAGCAGACGGTAATTGCTCCCACCAAATGGTCTGCGAAGTCCTTGCGATCATCCAGAAAACAGGGAATAAGAATCTGAATCTCCGTTATGCCAGCAGCCAGATGCCTAGCGCGTCCATGCAGCGGTAA
- a CDS encoding Gfo/Idh/MocA family protein, which translates to MKELRIGMIGYGFMGKAHSNAYAQANHFFPCEYKPVLKALCARNAEKASSFAKNWGYESIETDWRKLLERKDIDAVDICTPNNIHKEIAIAAAKAGKMILCEKPLAMNTEEGLEMCEAVEKAGVANMVWYNYRRIPAVTLAKQIIDSGKLGRIFHYRANFLQDWTINADVPQGGAATWRLDVEAAGSGVTGDLLAHCIDTALWLNGSITDLSAVTETFVKERVHAETGKKQPVGIDDACSFFCHFKNGSLGLFESTRYARGHKALYTLEINGENASLAWDLHDLHRLKYFDHSDESIVRGWRSIHVSDGNQPYMGNWWVPGLQIGYEHSFIHQVADFLKSLETGEPAHPTFRDALETQKVCDAVLESAKNRQWASIS; encoded by the coding sequence ATGAAAGAACTGCGCATCGGAATGATCGGGTACGGCTTCATGGGTAAAGCCCACTCGAATGCGTACGCACAAGCCAACCACTTTTTTCCCTGTGAGTACAAGCCGGTTCTCAAGGCTCTGTGCGCCCGCAATGCAGAAAAGGCCTCGTCCTTCGCGAAGAACTGGGGTTACGAATCCATTGAAACAGATTGGCGGAAGCTGCTGGAACGCAAGGACATCGATGCTGTCGATATCTGTACCCCCAACAACATTCACAAAGAGATCGCCATCGCTGCCGCAAAAGCGGGCAAGATGATTCTTTGCGAAAAGCCACTCGCGATGAACACCGAAGAAGGCCTCGAGATGTGCGAAGCGGTCGAAAAGGCCGGCGTCGCAAACATGGTTTGGTACAACTATCGTCGCATCCCCGCCGTCACGCTCGCAAAGCAAATCATCGACTCCGGGAAATTGGGACGCATTTTCCACTACCGCGCTAACTTCCTCCAAGACTGGACGATCAATGCAGACGTTCCACAAGGCGGGGCGGCCACGTGGCGTCTCGACGTCGAGGCTGCAGGTAGCGGTGTAACAGGAGACTTGCTCGCCCACTGCATCGACACCGCACTATGGCTCAACGGATCGATCACCGACCTATCCGCCGTGACCGAAACCTTTGTCAAGGAACGAGTCCATGCGGAGACCGGCAAAAAGCAGCCCGTTGGAATCGATGACGCTTGCTCGTTCTTCTGCCACTTCAAGAACGGGTCATTAGGGCTCTTCGAATCGACGCGATACGCGCGAGGCCACAAGGCTTTGTACACGTTGGAAATCAACGGTGAAAACGCATCACTCGCATGGGACCTCCACGACTTGCACCGCCTCAAGTACTTCGATCACAGCGACGAGTCGATTGTCCGCGGATGGCGAAGCATCCACGTATCCGATGGCAATCAACCCTACATGGGCAATTGGTGGGTGCCTGGACTGCAAATCGGCTACGAACACTCGTTCATCCACCAAGTCGCCGATTTCTTGAAGAGCCTTGAGACAGGCGAACCCGCCCACCCAACCTTCCGCGACGCGCTGGAAACCCAAAAGGTCTGCGACGCAGTCCTTGAAAGTGCGAAGAATCGCCAGTGGGCGAGCATCTCCTAG
- the mscL gene encoding large conductance mechanosensitive channel protein MscL has product MGLFQEFKAFAMRGNVIDLAVGVVIGGAFGKIINSLVENVFMTPLNLITAKSGVNFNGLSLKYSHLTGGKIELPVLKKDGTPELDANGNAVMNLTDPDILKYGPFIQTTFEFIIIAFALFMVIKVMNRMKKKEEAAPAATPEDVLLLREIRDALAKSAPRRAE; this is encoded by the coding sequence ATGGGTCTTTTTCAAGAATTCAAAGCGTTTGCCATGCGAGGCAACGTCATCGATTTGGCGGTCGGTGTTGTCATCGGCGGCGCATTTGGAAAGATCATCAACTCGCTGGTCGAGAATGTATTCATGACGCCTCTGAACTTGATCACGGCCAAAAGTGGTGTGAATTTCAACGGCTTGTCATTGAAGTACTCCCATTTGACAGGTGGAAAGATAGAGCTTCCCGTTTTGAAAAAAGATGGGACCCCAGAGCTCGATGCAAACGGCAACGCCGTCATGAACTTGACGGACCCGGATATTCTCAAGTACGGGCCCTTCATCCAGACGACATTCGAATTCATCATTATCGCGTTCGCCTTGTTCATGGTGATCAAGGTGATGAATCGCATGAAGAAAAAGGAAGAGGCGGCACCGGCTGCAACTCCAGAAGATGTCCTCTTGCTGCGCGAGATCCGAGATGCGCTCGCCAAGTCAGCACCTCGGCGTGCCGAGTAA
- a CDS encoding class I SAM-dependent methyltransferase, translated as MASNHQPAPPSFDSYAAEYEAALAKGVSLSGESSDFFASTRIEITRHTLRRIGFTPTFAMDFGCGIGNSVPYLLETLQCQRVIGVDPSQASLQIAAQKLTDERVQWCVPEDWRWDDRADLAFCNGVFHHIPPDHRLDAFRWIHERLVEGGCFAYWENNPWNPGTRWVMSRIPFDRDAICLSILESKRLIEQAGFRVRVSRSAFYFPRILKGLRVLEPWLSRFPLGAQYWILATKPSNGRP; from the coding sequence ATGGCTTCTAACCATCAACCCGCGCCCCCCAGCTTCGATTCCTACGCTGCGGAATACGAAGCAGCACTCGCCAAGGGGGTTTCACTCTCCGGGGAATCGTCCGATTTCTTTGCATCGACCCGAATCGAAATAACCAGGCATACTCTGCGACGAATCGGATTCACACCCACCTTCGCCATGGATTTTGGATGCGGAATAGGAAATAGCGTTCCCTATCTGCTCGAAACGCTCCAGTGCCAACGCGTTATCGGTGTCGATCCGTCACAAGCTTCATTGCAAATCGCTGCACAGAAGTTAACCGACGAAAGGGTACAGTGGTGCGTTCCGGAAGACTGGAGGTGGGATGATCGCGCCGATTTGGCATTTTGCAACGGAGTGTTTCATCACATCCCTCCCGACCATCGGCTTGATGCGTTTCGATGGATTCACGAGCGATTGGTGGAGGGAGGTTGTTTCGCTTATTGGGAAAACAATCCATGGAATCCCGGCACGCGGTGGGTCATGAGTCGCATTCCATTCGACAGGGATGCGATTTGTTTGAGCATCCTTGAATCGAAACGGCTCATTGAGCAAGCCGGATTTCGGGTTCGTGTTAGTCGAAGTGCCTTTTATTTCCCTAGGATTCTAAAAGGGCTTCGAGTGCTCGAGCCTTGGTTGTCCCGGTTCCCGTTGGGAGCGCAGTATTGGATCTTGGCAACGAAGCCGTCGAACGGTCGTCCTTGA
- a CDS encoding DUF1080 domain-containing protein, giving the protein MKSTIRPSLSKLCSTYLLMVFGASVCNAQEPAANSLIPIEGAKFAVIDGQGPEWVTLGKDDFVRANCDEETWVWDGSTVHSTGKPIGVLRSKVQYKNLEWVAYWRHLSKGGNSGFFLWTPEDALKDLPPNKLPGAGIEVQVLDTGYTENYEKSSGKKATWFTTHGDIFPVGKSKLEPFPPLSPDGSRSFPKANRSQPSPAWNHYYVRAINGEVRLWVNGVEVSGGRNAVPAEGYLCLEAEGAPVEFKDIRVRVLP; this is encoded by the coding sequence ATGAAGTCCACCATCCGACCATCCCTTTCCAAGCTCTGCAGCACCTACTTGTTGATGGTGTTCGGTGCATCGGTTTGTAACGCGCAAGAGCCAGCGGCGAATTCTCTGATTCCGATCGAAGGCGCCAAATTTGCGGTCATCGATGGGCAAGGCCCGGAGTGGGTGACGCTGGGCAAGGACGATTTCGTTCGCGCGAATTGCGATGAGGAGACTTGGGTGTGGGACGGTTCCACTGTGCACAGCACAGGGAAGCCAATCGGCGTACTGCGATCCAAGGTTCAGTACAAGAATTTGGAATGGGTCGCTTACTGGCGGCATTTGAGCAAGGGTGGGAATTCAGGGTTTTTCCTGTGGACGCCAGAGGATGCGTTGAAAGATCTTCCTCCGAACAAACTTCCTGGGGCAGGTATCGAAGTGCAGGTTTTGGATACCGGTTACACCGAAAACTACGAGAAGTCGTCGGGAAAGAAGGCGACTTGGTTCACGACCCATGGCGATATCTTCCCGGTTGGCAAATCCAAACTCGAGCCGTTTCCCCCTCTTTCCCCGGATGGATCTCGCAGCTTTCCCAAGGCGAATCGGAGCCAACCAAGCCCCGCGTGGAATCACTACTATGTGCGCGCGATCAACGGCGAAGTTCGCTTGTGGGTGAACGGAGTCGAAGTCTCAGGGGGACGGAATGCCGTCCCTGCAGAAGGATATTTGTGCTTGGAAGCGGAAGGAGCTCCCGTGGAGTTCAAAGACATCCGCGTACGTGTTTTGCCTTGA
- a CDS encoding sugar phosphate isomerase/epimerase family protein, with the protein MTKLKLHNAMWPGLVGKGDGPDQEPPISLDRMLELTAAANVNGQKFDGIDYFLFFPHTDPNASDEELIKIADKIASHGFAVGSLVAPVWGGTVGDSAMGDAASREKFLSAVKMACRIANVFEKHGVRKYGVIRIDSAEFGIEKWRSDKVNNTKKIVETFKEAAKIAKDAGQRLAAEGEICWAGMHSWRDMLDVLEGVGMPDALGFQADLAHTYLYLLGYNAPEYALLKEGYSQEEFYAAYEAMTDKLRPWTIDFHVAQNDGQVHGAGSHDKTGKHCPADDPNGKLDIVRCSSYWLKDAASRGIQHICWDGCMFPNATLEKPQTWNSILDVMIRVRDSQ; encoded by the coding sequence ATGACAAAGTTAAAGCTTCATAATGCGATGTGGCCCGGTTTGGTTGGCAAGGGAGATGGGCCCGACCAGGAGCCCCCAATTAGCTTGGACCGCATGCTGGAGCTTACCGCAGCAGCCAATGTGAATGGCCAAAAGTTTGATGGAATCGATTACTTCTTGTTCTTCCCTCACACCGATCCCAATGCCAGCGATGAGGAACTTATCAAGATCGCTGACAAGATCGCCAGTCACGGCTTCGCCGTCGGTTCTCTCGTTGCGCCCGTTTGGGGGGGCACCGTGGGAGACTCGGCGATGGGAGACGCGGCTTCCCGGGAAAAATTCCTTTCCGCAGTGAAAATGGCCTGCCGTATCGCTAACGTTTTCGAAAAGCATGGGGTTCGCAAGTATGGTGTGATTCGCATCGACAGCGCGGAGTTCGGCATCGAGAAATGGCGATCCGACAAAGTGAACAACACCAAGAAAATCGTCGAGACCTTTAAGGAAGCGGCGAAGATTGCGAAAGATGCGGGCCAACGACTGGCGGCCGAAGGAGAAATCTGCTGGGCCGGGATGCACTCATGGCGCGATATGCTCGACGTGCTCGAAGGAGTCGGTATGCCGGACGCACTCGGATTCCAAGCGGACTTGGCTCACACCTACCTCTATCTGCTCGGCTACAACGCTCCGGAGTACGCATTGCTCAAGGAAGGTTATAGCCAAGAAGAATTCTACGCCGCCTACGAAGCGATGACCGATAAGCTCCGCCCTTGGACGATCGATTTCCACGTCGCACAAAACGACGGGCAAGTCCACGGAGCGGGATCCCACGACAAGACCGGCAAGCATTGCCCTGCAGACGATCCAAACGGCAAACTCGATATCGTTCGATGCTCCAGCTACTGGCTCAAGGATGCGGCATCGCGCGGCATTCAACATATTTGCTGGGACGGATGCATGTTCCCCAATGCAACCCTGGAAAAACCCCAGACATGGAACTCCATCTTGGATGTGATGATTCGTGTCCGAGATTCCCAATAA
- a CDS encoding lysophospholipid acyltransferase family protein translates to MTRHSSHSVPVSQKFLVDGFCWYARGMVRKQFSSFGWATEQELTGIDPNDALVVCANHASWWDPIVAMLLRQALMPERTFYAPIDAEQLENYAVLKKMGFYGVQLQSFSGAHHFLSTSKAILARPNTSIWITPEGRFCDVRDMSQPLMPGLAHLATKVERTVFLPLAIEYPFWDDARPHVFIRFGAPVRVDVGGLKSKGEWSEAIQHPFRRNQRELAELVIRRDPNQFGYLISSRPQRLNWYDFARSWAAWVRGKRFDPRHSARMPRPRNGF, encoded by the coding sequence ATGACCCGCCATTCCTCGCATTCGGTTCCCGTTTCCCAGAAGTTTCTGGTAGATGGATTTTGTTGGTACGCGCGCGGCATGGTTCGCAAGCAGTTCAGTTCATTTGGCTGGGCGACCGAACAGGAATTGACCGGGATCGATCCCAACGACGCCTTGGTGGTCTGCGCCAATCATGCCAGTTGGTGGGATCCCATCGTGGCGATGCTCCTCCGGCAAGCGTTAATGCCTGAGCGAACCTTCTACGCTCCTATCGATGCCGAGCAGCTCGAAAACTACGCTGTACTGAAAAAGATGGGCTTCTACGGTGTACAGCTTCAAAGTTTCTCAGGTGCACACCATTTCCTATCGACAAGCAAGGCGATTCTCGCACGGCCCAATACTTCGATTTGGATTACTCCAGAGGGACGATTCTGCGATGTACGCGATATGAGCCAACCGCTCATGCCGGGGCTCGCGCATTTAGCGACCAAGGTAGAGAGAACAGTCTTTCTGCCACTCGCCATCGAATATCCCTTTTGGGATGATGCTCGCCCCCATGTGTTCATTCGGTTCGGTGCTCCCGTCCGAGTCGATGTAGGCGGCTTGAAATCGAAAGGGGAGTGGAGCGAGGCAATCCAACATCCGTTTCGACGGAATCAACGGGAGTTAGCGGAATTGGTCATTCGCCGCGATCCGAATCAATTCGGGTACTTGATCTCCAGCAGGCCTCAACGTTTGAATTGGTATGATTTCGCTCGCAGTTGGGCTGCTTGGGTGCGAGGCAAACGCTTCGATCCAAGACATTCCGCCCGAATGCCAAGGCCTCGCAATGGCTTCTAA
- a CDS encoding tetratricopeptide repeat protein: MNSNQQDRTSVLAIIACCLLAFFPPPFAIGQAPPPRPPEIAMTFQRATEAFAQKDFDHARRDFLAVALATPRSELGIQAEYFAALAGWNLDPSDKSASEIQLWLEHAALFETQTRSSGKAIVSTSWDRWVETAHLLLAKVEITKGSLREAERRLRHLSSPPTDPKGSDSPSREAWPTQGPCSPHVWLELGSLLRREDPTSDEALRCFDQAIGACKQQPSPSQSLLHTLASWNAIECVAAKKQWQEVCDRLNAFSQQNPSDELRIRAKLLEVAAKKNLSQSVDIAREIEPLVDLALAGNIPAQLLYELAIALADAGARESSEALFVELIEKHPKAGISIEARLRLARDCAQSDRWDQAIQWAEEATELGCPDAWKSFAWYIRAKGHARAKENTEAIQCLERGLGEGQLNIELEITLRVELLELLYQSQNWSKLVPHAEWLLAFAEKQPAPPNWLPLALLRQAETLANRNAWQEAETMVSKLCRDFPEWKKADEADYLLARCCIARADFQGARERLDRIVLASNNSNATLLARAGWMAGETFMMQRRYADAAASYQRVLSIPGEEHWHAASVLQLGVCAEMSQDPKAAVEWYRQVQERYPKSPFAKTAGERLSNLMTMAQQAERIGSGKKR, from the coding sequence ATGAATTCGAACCAGCAGGACAGAACTTCGGTGCTAGCGATCATCGCTTGCTGCCTGCTCGCGTTTTTCCCTCCCCCCTTCGCGATCGGCCAGGCCCCCCCTCCGCGCCCCCCCGAAATCGCGATGACCTTTCAACGAGCGACCGAAGCCTTTGCCCAAAAAGACTTCGACCACGCGAGGCGAGATTTTTTGGCGGTCGCCCTGGCAACGCCTCGCTCCGAGCTTGGGATCCAAGCCGAGTACTTCGCCGCGTTGGCTGGATGGAACCTCGATCCCTCAGACAAAAGTGCCTCCGAAATTCAACTCTGGCTCGAACACGCTGCTCTCTTTGAAACGCAAACCCGATCCAGTGGCAAAGCCATCGTTTCCACTTCCTGGGATCGCTGGGTCGAGACGGCCCATTTGCTATTGGCCAAGGTTGAAATCACGAAAGGATCACTTCGTGAGGCAGAGCGACGGCTTCGACACCTTTCTAGCCCTCCGACCGATCCGAAGGGAAGTGACTCGCCTTCCCGCGAGGCTTGGCCAACCCAAGGTCCTTGCTCTCCCCACGTTTGGCTCGAACTCGGGAGCTTGCTCCGCCGAGAAGATCCAACGTCGGACGAAGCGCTGAGGTGCTTTGATCAAGCGATCGGCGCTTGCAAACAACAGCCCAGTCCATCGCAATCCCTTCTCCACACCCTCGCGTCTTGGAACGCAATTGAATGCGTTGCAGCAAAAAAACAATGGCAGGAAGTATGCGATCGCTTGAACGCATTCAGCCAACAAAATCCTTCCGATGAACTCCGCATTCGAGCCAAGCTGCTGGAGGTCGCCGCGAAAAAAAACCTCTCCCAGTCGGTGGATATTGCCAGAGAAATCGAGCCGCTGGTTGATCTTGCACTGGCTGGAAATATCCCAGCACAACTTCTCTATGAACTCGCGATTGCGCTAGCGGACGCCGGTGCGCGAGAATCGTCGGAGGCCTTGTTCGTGGAGTTGATTGAGAAGCACCCGAAAGCAGGGATAAGCATCGAAGCTCGACTCCGGCTAGCTCGCGACTGCGCTCAGTCCGATCGATGGGACCAAGCGATTCAATGGGCCGAGGAAGCAACCGAGTTGGGATGCCCCGACGCTTGGAAGTCGTTCGCGTGGTACATCCGAGCCAAAGGGCATGCGCGTGCCAAGGAGAATACCGAAGCGATCCAATGCTTGGAACGAGGACTTGGCGAGGGGCAGCTAAACATCGAACTGGAGATCACCTTGAGAGTGGAGTTGCTGGAGCTCCTCTACCAATCTCAGAACTGGTCGAAACTAGTGCCTCACGCAGAATGGCTGCTCGCATTCGCCGAGAAACAACCTGCTCCCCCGAACTGGCTGCCGCTGGCCTTGCTTCGGCAAGCCGAAACGCTAGCAAATCGTAACGCGTGGCAGGAAGCCGAGACGATGGTTTCAAAGCTTTGTCGCGATTTTCCCGAATGGAAGAAAGCCGACGAAGCCGATTACCTCTTAGCGCGGTGTTGTATTGCGAGAGCGGATTTCCAAGGGGCTCGAGAGCGACTCGATCGGATCGTGCTCGCATCGAACAACTCGAACGCAACGCTTCTGGCTCGAGCGGGGTGGATGGCAGGCGAAACGTTCATGATGCAGCGTCGGTATGCCGATGCCGCCGCGAGCTATCAACGCGTTTTGTCCATTCCTGGTGAAGAGCATTGGCATGCGGCCAGCGTGTTGCAGTTGGGCGTTTGCGCAGAAATGAGCCAAGATCCCAAGGCGGCGGTCGAATGGTATCGACAAGTGCAGGAAAGATACCCTAAGTCTCCATTTGCAAAGACGGCAGGCGAGCGTCTGAGCAATTTGATGACGATGGCCCAACAAGCAGAGCGAATCGGTTCAGGGAAGAAGCGATGA